aactactctttgtttccttccggtcagccaattttttacccaaatgaaagttttccctcctattcctatatcagctaatttgctaagtagagcaacatgcggtaccttatcgaaagctttttgaaaatcaatgtaaacaacatctacaggcttcttattgtccaaagccatggtaactttgtcatagaaatgtaataaattagttgcacaagatttacctttcctgaaaccgtactgaaaactagtcaatagattattagtctctagaaaatttactatcttaattttcatcaatgtttcaaaaattttgcaaaccaccgaagttagactcacaggtctataatttcccgcactccctttagaccctttcttgaagagcggtgtaatgttagccagcttccagtcctctggcacatTTATGATCTATGTCCTCAACAAGAAAAAAGAGCGTACTAAATTAAACTTGTTTCACCGATAGAGAAATGCGATCTGCCACTTGTTCAAACATGATTTCTAtcctttgtttttatgatattggATTAAAAGCTCAAATTCCATTTCACTAAGGTCACCATGAAggattgataaaataaaacaagttggaaaaaaaaggcccctttttttacttttgtccGTAGGCTGCCGCACTGTGCGATAGTTCCACAATCAAATAATTACTTAAGGACGAGCATTGAAATCTGAAACCGAAGAAGTATTTTTTGATATAAACGCCAAATCTGATGCACTTTTAATGGTTAGCTGACTCCTCAAATTTGTTCTATTGAGATTTATGTCCGAAAACCCCCGTTCACATTCAGCTATTGTTGTCGGTAGGATGTTCAGCGTTATGAAAAGAGCAGAAGTATTCCGTGCACAGAAGTCAACTATGCTTTCAAATTCAGGCAACCCAAATTGCCTTGCTACTCTTTTAACCTCATCTTCTCCTTTGGAGTCCTCATTATCGTTTTGAAATACTTCGCCAATCtcctaagaaataaaataataataaattgtataTAGGGAAGAGGGTGGTCAAATTTAAATATGTCTCCTGAAaattttttgttgctttttttatcATCGTTATCAAACTGCGAATTCCTACGTTGACATTAAGGCTTGGctcataaaaacaataactcataaaaagttctcaaaatttaaaagcaaagttaATGAATTATTCTTCAATATTTAAGCTTCTAAGCTCATTTTGGAACGCAGACATCGAGTTTTAATTAAGGTTGCTAGGGATGATGCATAAAAAGCAAccaggaagaaaaaaatcttgtttgcTTCATGTTTTAAGATAAATATAAATGTAATTCTGTCTtttcaataactttgaaaataaagataaatactGTTGTATAATCTCATTTACTTTGAACAAACATATTAACAACCTTAGTAGAGtgaaacctgttaagttgaccacttgcggtgtattactttagtggtcaacttaaacaggtggtcaacttatggaaATCAAATTATATGGCATaggtagatctaattctgtgcaaTAAAAAAagggtcaacttagacaggtggtcaactttacaggttttactgcatataTTTTAATTACCTCAAATTTTAAGATCGCCACACAAATTCTTCATACTCCTGTCGAACTCACTGATTGAGTAAAGATATGCAAATGATATTGTACTCCTTGtgtattttcaaaaagtgttgaTTTATTAAGTactaagaaatacaaaaaaaaaaggttacttgAAGGAAAATGGTTAACATAAATACATCATTTTTGATTTAGgataatttaaaaatgcaatgatagaatttgaattataaatgaaaatttttaacacttgagggtatacgctataagtctaaaaaatgtttggggGAATACGGCATACAAGGAGTAAACCCTATGGGAACATCGGCATTGTACTTATGACAGTCTGGttttgaggtacagatttaaaaattatgtatgcGTATATTTGGATTTAAAAACTTGTTTCCACTACAAtgtgtaaatatgtatatttataaaactttcttcTGGAAAAGATAGGACACCCATAAAAGGTTGCTTTTTTATGGTGATGAACTTGCAAGAGAAGAGTCATAAGCAATACAAAGTATTTCTAATGGATCTCATGTAACAGAAGAGCTGGATCTGATGTAAAgtaaacaaatattaaaagaatttaatgaaaaatatcccGACATAGCAGCTAGGATTTACAGTTCATAGCTCATGTCTGTATGGATAAAATTCTTGTATACAGACTTTATCAATTTTCATCATAGGTTTGTGAGAAAAGAGCGATAAACTGGATCAACTAAACTGATTCACTTCATAAAATGCAGCATCAGATCTGGTATCATGGAAGAAATACTGAATTTAATACATCTTAATGTATATAAAAATGTAGATATATTTCATGAACTAAATGCCATATATGataaataaaatcgatttttgaaattttgtcttgtctcatttccttttttttagtgtaaactACATGAATAGTAACAGGAAATAATCAAcgctttgtagcacaaataaacagattactgcTGATAcatgttttggggtttcaaggaacccctttccTATGctaaatagtgagcttttggatgtaaagatgTTCGGTAAAAGCTTCACCAATTGTCTTTACATCCAACAgttcactattttgcattgaaaaaggggttcctttaAATCCCAAAATAcctatctgcagtaatctgcatatTTGAGCTAAAACGTTAGTTATTTCCTGTTACTTCTCAGCACAattgtattcatttatttctacATAAATAGTATAACAATAATTGAATTGTTGCTCAAACATCAGTAACAATTTAACTTAATATTGCTAAACTATTCCATAATATAACCCTTTTAATCTATAATTATCAGGACCATGAGAACCCaaaattactgaaaattttaaatccctaaaataaaggaacaatattgcatctaaacaaaacttttagcattcTGGTGTGTGTCAAGTTTACAACACAACATGAAACACATATTTGCTGCAAATGTGTAAGTGCAATTTGCCTGATTTGAATTGTATGAgactcgtttctagtatttaacAGGTCTATTatcgatattaatttattttggcCATTTTCGGGAGCAAAATTGGACAAAAGCATCTGTCATAAAAGAAAGTATGACATGCACTCACTGgaaagttaccaaaaaaaaaaataaataaataaataaataaataaataaaataaaatttaaaataaataaataaataaataaaattaaaaaaaaaaacaaagaataataCCAGGAAAAAATACTGGTAGATCAAAATAGCtacaaacaaacaagaaattaAGTACAGcacattaaaaaatttcctttactttcacaaatgctgaaaaataaaaagttactcagtctttcaaaacaaatatgcCTACATGCCACTACTCATCAAAACATCCACAGgaattcagaaaataataaaattacgtAAAATTAGATATTTCTATTTGAGACGTGAAGAGAATTTTGATTCTCTTTCaattacttaaataaaaagattatacacataaacacacacattcCCACGAGAGATCAATCAAAACCttcttttaattacaaaaattgatCTTGTATTAAAAACATCGACACTCAATATGTGAACATGGAGCCATATTACCAATTACCATGAATCTTACAAAGGTTCACACATTTTTTTCTCCCGTCAATTCTCAAAGGACAGATAAATTctacattaaaattatatgaatttatcacttattttctaaattgcagaatgatttattgaaaaaaagggggggggtaggAGTGAGATAACTAAAAAGCAAGATTTGTGTTTGCtcagctatttgtttttttacataagtttttacttttgtatCTCAATTAATACATatagaaataaaagaagatttTCAAGATTAATTTTTATGAACATAGCATGACATTTTATAAAACAGCAAAATAGAAcaaattaggagaaaaaaaagcaaatgaagaaTTTAAGGCTACATACCTCatgtgaattttttaaacataaaaaaggcATTAGGATGATGGATAGTTTGTAACAATGCATTAATAAGAAACAAAGccaaaagttcaaacatttttattcacaaaaaagtttACAGCATAAATAGAAAACTACAAATATTTTACACAACTCAACCCTttataaaatgttgcaaaaataaatagCTGTCATTATTCACCGATGTTAGATTTTTCAACAAATCTAGATTCAAATTCAATAGAATTTCTCTGCCATAAAGAAATCAACGTAagtttacttttttcaaattcatgTGATATAGCTTAGCATTCCTCAAGATTTTTTGCCTCATGAAACACTATAATTGGCTAAAATTTTCATGTATATGATATTTCCCCCCCTCAAACcttactattgaaaaaaaaaaaaaagtaaaaaaatttttaacatcatttatcaaaaacaatatttaaatcttAAGAtaagcaattattattattgcttttttaatattctttaaaaaatgtggacTGGTAAAAAACTGAGGACCAGCCTCAGTTTTCCGTGGCTCGCCACATCAGTGATTCAGGATCTCTGACTAAGTTTATTACATAATACTGCCACAATGTTATGCAAAGCACACTATTATTTAACATATTTAATAGTTTATAACTTGCAAGCAAATTATTTTTCACCAATTCTTATTGTTTATTTTCATAGAAATTTTGATCTGGCCACACACATAATAGTCATCATACTATGACTATTATATATATGGTTTGTATTCAGCACACAATGGTTTTGTACACAACGTTTAAACAGTTCACAACTATTTTCTTCcattattgccaaaaaaaaaaaaaaaaaaaaaaacacttttataagaaattaatgattttttctctatctttcttattttttaccgAGGAAATTACTTAAGGTATCTTCTTCTCCAATAACTCTATGTAGCTGCTTTTGGTTGAGTTGGTTTTCGAAGATGATGGTAATTGGGAAGAATTTTCGTTAAGAATTCTATCTGCAATGTTTGAGGCTGAAAAGACATAAGgggataaaaaaaatcactacgtaAAACTTTTCAGTTgcttgataaaatattttcaagcacCTCATTTACAGTACAAGAAAGAGAGAAACAGTAACCCTTCCTTACATCACACcttattcaattcaattcaattttacTTCAatcaaaggaatttaaaaaaaaacatctgacaCATAATATAAAAGATAACAAATTACAGaaacatcaatatatttttcCCTGTCAATTTGAAGCTCCCTAATTGAGTACATGGTAGTAAAGGCTGTGACAACAGCCTGACTAGCTTTCACCACTTAGAAAGGAACCTCTTTTAGGGCTAGTTTAAAATGCAagataataatacaaaaacaaataaataatcatACAAAGAAAATAGAAACACaatacaaatgattaaaaaaaaataggtcagAAAGTATTATTATGTCCCTCACTTGAATATATCACATATGTTTTGCCTCCCAaagaattataattaaaaaagaaaaaaaaaaagttgttttacaTTGgacattgtggaaaaaaaaaattatatttctcagaaaatgtatttttgtctcttttttaatcaatgaaccagggttggcaagttttcgCTGGGAGCGGAAAAAAACCATGAAGAAAACCAGTTTTACCgaccggcaaaaataggtttttgccaaagtggcaaaaacagattttgtgttaacaacttacggacagtttttttccttttatataaaagtaaatgcatgaaaatttttttataaaattttaatttaattatttctacagtttaaaaaaaattaaggtttaacttacttttaaagttatagagcatttttacttctaaatttttaaacattaacgtaaaatttcagtttgtaacacCTAAGACAAGTAAttaatttataatgaaaatataattagcttatttattatagtattttttacagaatactaaatatctatataaagtatacttaatcaagatacaactataaaataaaagaaataaaagtaattaaaaagcaaaatacacatttctttagattgaaatatCACTTAAATCATCATAGTCTATACCATCTTCATCAAAACCTATTTGTTGTTTAAGCATGCAATAGCAATAAACTAGTTTCGTGAGAGAAGCAACTGACAAACGGTTTCGTATTTTTGATTGTATAAAaggaaaatttgagaaatatctctCTATTGCAGCAGAACTTGCAGGACACATTTGAAGAGTTACACTAGTGTGCAGAAATCTTTAGGTACTGTACTGCatgtaaatgcattatttctttagtgaggaaaaagttaatatttttctatattcaagtaattATTCTGTTattatttaaatagcttaaaaatcttagtgggatgaaaataagtgattaattaaatatatgtatacatatatataattagaattcaaccTTTTTagtaatttactaagcttaagtaaacgttctttgttttagcattgaaggaattggctcattctgaaaaaattgttttagcaaacatttaaaatcttaagttttgcaatcccaacatttctttttttatttatttttcaccttataaattagaagtaacatggtgagacataattaaaatactaaagtgcattatttatattatattgtcactatttcttgattaacaatataatgctactttatttccaattaggtttttgccgttttttccatttttgccgtttttttcatttttgccatggttttttccactgtaacggcaaaaatacctttttgccggcaaaaaacccaaccctgcaaTGAACAAAGCTGGTACATTTCCCATGCCAATAATTTGTTGTAATTTAAGCTGCAACTTTCCATTTGTATTCCActgtaaaacattctttttttttttggtagttttaaaagaaaaattgatagactaattatttatttatttattttttaaaaattgccccAATATAATAATAAACTAATCTTTTTGCAGGTGCACATGTCATTTGTTTTTCCAATTGAATTACTACTTTCTATGACCTTAGTTATAGCGCATCTTCGAATATATCATGCTTTTTTGTTGTCTCCCGACAACATAATATGATGAGGGATTACTGTACTTTAGAGTTTGTTTCAGTAGATGTAGTGGCACTAGTCAAACCTTGCTTCAATCAAATGGTTCAAATTTTGAATGTAAGAGAAGATCAAGCAGCAATTGTAAGTACGAGTGTATGCATGGCATTTTGGTACTAACTGGATCAATTTCAAGTGCCATCCTATTTTATACTACTGTTACTCAACTGCTAGAAAAGATTACCATACATCTGGCATCATCTCAGACAGTCTTGAGGGTTTTAGTGCCATCCTGGTGGTTGCAGGTCTGGGGATTTGAGAATGCGTTATCCATTTaggattttgatttttaaatgtttgatctATGTATTGGATATTGCATTTGTAGTGTAGAAGCCCAGACCGGAGCGCCCTAACAACAGACTGTCTTGGGATAGCCGGAGCAGCTGGCGCCACCGGGAATCAACATATCCCACGAGTCTGCGCGACGAGCGGAAAAAGAACCAAGAGAACGAGAATGGAGGGACGCGCTGGAAAGCCGCCCGAATAGTTTTCACTGTGAAGTGCCGTGATTGATAATGTAGAATTGATCTTTGATTTCATAATTGTAAATAGCTGTTGTATATAGGTTCtggcattaattaaaatttccttaTGAGTGCTAATTGGAATCGTTCGTTGAGTGACAGGGTCTTTAGTGTCAAGATCAGAACCCATCGGATCCCACAGTATATCTTTCTGACAGACATGCATGTGAAGAAAACCTCGCAACAAGAGTTGATTGAATCTGCACTTGGTCTTCTTTAGATCCATTCACTCATCAGTGATGAACTGTAATCTAATGTGAAATCTGACTGAAGGCATGATCAGctcttttatcagtttttttgcAACATAGACAAAGTGTTTTGTATTGAGATGGTCTACATGGCATTTACAAGTTCTACTTCCACCTCTTtgccaatcaaaaaaaaaataaaaataaataaataaataaaaaagtatgggAGTTACAGGAAATCCctaaagtttgaagtaaaagtgGGGGATTTGAAGATAAACTTCAGTTTTGTTTTGAGCATAAGTTTATGgtcacatatttttttattacttgcaTCTCAGGAGGAAATTAAACCTTATCTGTtgtttaaagaaaacattttttgaatttttcttttttaaattttgatgctgcAAAATTTACTGCTTTGCAAAATCTACAGCCAAAAGTGATGGCACATACAGAAACCCTTGAAGCAATTTCTGTATTTGACAAAATGCAATGCATATATATGAAATCAGCCATTAGATTGATTGACCAAGGCCATGATTTTCACTCATCTATTTTATAAGCTATTAGATGCATTCATAAAGGATAAAACAAGGCTactgaaagtaaaatgaaaaacctagaatattatcatatttttttaaagagggggtgggggagggcaTAAAAGTGGGCTTCTGCAATTCAACTGCAGAATTTCAGGCATAAATTGCTGTATGCAATAAATATTTGTTCCGCATATATCAgtttagggaaaaaaatcttcaaattaataGAAAAGAGTTATTATGTCAGATACTATATACATTTGATTGTTATTGTTCAAATAAAGAAATCTGTAAGGgagcaaaatctaaaaatttgaaagattgaataaaaataaaggcaaattttaaatactgaaaTTAGAAAGATAGGACAAATGTTGAaacgagaaattaaaaaaaaaaaaggatggaaaCAGATTACTGaagcataacatattttttaccaCTATTTTATGCCATTTATTCATGTGATTTTTTCATGATTTAGAGAAACTTAGGTGAAAAAATGAGGGAAAAATATTGTTTCTGTGCAACAGTGCTTGAGTATTCTGTTTTGATGCAAAATGTAGTGCTTAAAATTCTGTAACTTATTGCATTCATAAAAATGAAACCAAATACAACtagattaaaagtaaaatttaaatcaaataacaaaaaagaaataaaatataccaaaacaagaagaaaaaatgatTGTGATATGAAATGTGTTAAATGCAGAGATGTGCATAAATTATAATAGGCATTTTAAATGTAAAcgcattttaaaattgaaacatttttataacACAAAATACTCACTGCTGGCTTTTCAGCTTGGAAACGTCTTTCACAATTGGATCCATAAATAACAGTATTTTCTGTAATAGTTTCATTACATGATATATCGCATTTTGCACCAATAACACAACCAGATGTTAGTTCAGTATAGCGTCCAACTTTGCctgaaaaatttcaacaaaagcaTATTTTCAAACATAGAACTAATTATAATGACTAACAAGCTTACAATGAATAGTTTAACTAATGATAATAAAACATAGTTTAGGTAATGTggagtaataattaaaaattttatcatcCTGGAacaatttcaaaggaaagaattTGGTTTAATTTTCCTTTATACAATGGAGTGGTATTAAAACaattacataaaatataaatgataaCATTTGATGCATGGAATATTTTGCCTGAAACATATGACACCATAAATAAGAAAAACCAACACATTTAGTTTAGTCTCTGGCTGAACATATTTATGCAAACAAATATTCTCCTCTATGAATCGCACTCATTAAGAAACTATATGAACCTAAATGTAATATTGTACCCAATGTCAACTTAAGGTGCGTCAAACTGTaactaagttttaaattaaaaaaggttTCCTTGTAAGATATTTTTGCCCTAAACACCCATACAAAACTTAATATAAAAACATAGGCATAGAAAGCCAGCATCCATATCAGGGTGTTAGCCGGGTGGGCAGACATatcaaataaagtacattttcaaatcttGTAAAcctgatttcaaatttttattaaaataaaaaatttaatcaaatgaagcaaaattcaattggcttcatttaaaaattaagtaccGATCATCTTGTTGTGAGGCAGACAGATAAACCAAACACATTTCTCCAACTCATAAACttacttctaaatttttattaaattaaaaatatctatatatccAAGAGATTAAATTAttcttctatttattttgatcactaaaaaagtaacttttatgagaaagcaaaacaaaagaagaatttttttttggctttttcaaAATGACTTTGGCAATGCGTGAAAAAGAATGAGACgtttaaatcatagactaataataagaataaaccgagctttctcattcttgctgatgaagaaaattggttcatagatgtatcatgtgactagtggaagggcttggcgaagacttaggcagcatggttgctagatggcagcattatctatagtttggcactcgacatgtattttaagacaatgtgttttcattaaaaaaaacttccaggtgcagagattgaactgtttttcttttagttatgcattattttgacattagtaatagtttttgataagttttcggtaacttttatttcatttggagcagtcagcgttggcgtgaacgaaatggcgtaaacgttttgcgttaacgcaaaaatgtactaattggtatcttaaattgaaactgtaggtaaaaatattaccgtttgctgattcttcttggtcgtttgcatcttttattgcttagaaagttattaaaattgactaaagaaaatgcacaatactatctaaacgaaaaactcactatattaacaaaatatttacaacttagaataacaaatttacaaatcggactccataaaagatcattcttccgtgttccatcaattctatttattttatttctcgctggcgttgatcgtctgctacgattaacgcccgctgttgctaggatatccaccagtcacatggtttggtttatgagcagcaaaagggttgccatagctcggtctactcttattattagtctatggtttaaatgacttttttttttatttgaatattgcAAATTGATTATGAGTTGAGTTGTAATTTCACAAGAATACTATTTAGTTAAAGAGTGACCTAAAATAAGACGTCATAAACATACTAGGaataaattcataaaatcaaaaacaaaccttattttaattaaataaaaattacctgaaaacattttataaataatgaacAGTCAATAAAGAATGTCATGTAGTTAATCTTTTAATTAatacctaaaaaaaaatttcaggcaaTTATTGAAGTACTGTCGGCCCTGCTTAAACGAATACTGTCGGTTCCAACACATAATATTCAATAAGCACAGTACTTGATTATGTGGGAAAATTATGGTTACCTTAGGAAACTAATAACACTTGGTCTAAAATGGTAATAACAAATCAGTAGCTATTTAAAAGTAGTAATTTGCTCTGAGTGGTAATACACAGCAAATAAATTGCCCTTATATAGAATAATATAAAAAACTTCAGCAGATAGTAGCTGAATCTTAAATATCtaacaaatattaataatattgatAATGATGATAAAATCTATCAAACatagaaatacaaaaataaaacgaGTCTGTAATGTCAATACTATTAAATCTCAGTTTTAAATAGCAATAATAGTGACTTACATTTGGATTCTAGAACATTATTATCACCAATTTTCAAAGATTCTACATCTT
This window of the Uloborus diversus isolate 005 chromosome 4, Udiv.v.3.1, whole genome shotgun sequence genome carries:
- the LOC129219736 gene encoding dynactin subunit 6-like, coding for MSSKSKVVIAPGAVICKECELRGEISIGSRTVIHPKARIVAEAGPIIIGENNLIEEQVQILNVNKENANPDAQTVMVIGANNVFEVGAYVESLKIGDNNVLESKCKVGRYTELTSGCVIGAKCDISCNETITENTVIYGSNCERRFQAEKPAPQTLQIEFLTKILPNYHHLRKPTQPKAAT